In Pyrus communis chromosome 8, drPyrComm1.1, whole genome shotgun sequence, one genomic interval encodes:
- the LOC137742737 gene encoding general transcription and DNA repair factor IIH helicase subunit XPD-like: MIFADKRYSRHDKRPKLPGWILSHLRDAHLNLSTDMALHIAREFLRKMAQPYDKVGGGSGKKTLLSQEDREDGRKHCCVKDSDRKQSECCGLWAIGSSLANYQSYKEEFGQLRRFCYR; this comes from the exons ATGATTTTTGCTGACAAaag ATATAGCCGTCATGACAAGCGACCCAAATTGCCTGGATGGATACTGTCGCATTTACGTGATGCACATCTGAACTTGAGCACGGACATGGCTCTGCATATAGCACGAGAG TTCCTTAGGAAGATGGCTCAACCATATGATAAGGTTGGTGGCGGCAGCGGTAAGAAAACCCTTTTATCCCAAGAAGACAGAGAAGATGGGCGAAAGCATTGCTGCGTTAAGGACTCTGACCGAAAGCAAAGTGAGTGTTGCGGTTTGTGGGCTATTGGTTCTTCATTAGCTAATTATCAGTCCTACAAGGAGGAGTTTGGCCAACTTAGGAGATTTTGTTATCGGTGA
- the LOC137742613 gene encoding preprotein translocase subunit SCY2, chloroplastic-like: MEATLLSSQRFHPKLSPAKSRGAVSGCEIQICCLPIVRNSSYVSLRTNPRNFMLPNRPLLSRVNRRVSTKFSNRFLNNYTNVEATPPESLKVEVNPLSGSDGTEISKQNEVENLKDEKARPMTFRNRFLNFVRLSSVVNNAAESFFKSEIRRRLFVTAVLIVISRVGYFIPLPGFDRRLIPQDYLSFVSGSVDELGDFAAELKMSFFQLGISPQIIASIIMQVLCHVVPSLVKLRKEGLDGHEKIKSYIWWLSFGFAIVEAIILACYSLPYSIYAASYRVKHVMVTSMLLVCGAMTMTWICDTISESGFGQGSSLIICVQILTGYTETLYKMLSQLSGSSVSWGPYLFAVLGVFTIVTMWAVVVTEGCRKIKLQYYGFKLASAARDDSPITEVEPYIPFTINPSGMQPVLTTTYLLAFPSILASILGSSFWEHVKEILNPENTIGAGPWVYYSIYAFFVFLFNIFDIANLPKEIADYLNKMGARIPNIKPGKATIEYLSKIQASTRFWGGLLLSILATTSSIIDHYLRNINAGFAIGLTSVLIIVGSIIELRRSYQAYNVMPSLSKALSRYGV, from the exons ATGGAAGCCACTCTTCTCAGCTCGCAACGCTTCCATCCCAAACTCTCGCCCGCAAAATCTCGAG GTGCAGTTTCAGGTtgtgaaattcaaatttgttgTTTGCCAATTGTTAGGAATAGTAGCTATGTTTCCCTTAGgacaaaccctagaaatttcATGTTGCCAAACAGGCCCTTATTGTCCAGAGTGAACAGAAGAGTCTCCACTAAGTTTTCGAACCGGTTCCTAAATAATTATACAAATGTTGAGGCTACGCCTCCAGAGTCCCTAAAGGTTGAAGTTAATCCGTTGAGTGGGAGTGACGGGACGGAAATTTCGAAACAGAACGAGGTTGAGAACTTAAAGGATGAGAAGGCCAGACCTATGACGTTTAGAAACCGGTTTCTGAATTTCGTGCGCCTGAGTTCAGTGGTTAATAATGCTGCTGAGTCGTTCTTCAAGAGCGAGATTAGGAGGAGGCTGTTTGTAACAGCTGTGCTAATTGTGATTAGTCGTGTCGGTTATTTTATCCCTCTGCCTGGATTTGATAGAAGGTTGATCCCTCAAGATTACCTAAGCTTTGTATCGGGATCTGTTG ATGAACTTGGCGATTTTGCAGCGGAGCTTAAAATGTCTTTCTTTCAGCTTGGAATCAGTCCTCAAATCATAGCATCGATCATAATGCAG GTACTATGTCATGTTGTTCCCTCCCTGGTAAAGCTGCGGAAGGAAGGCTTAGATGGTCATGAGAAGATTAAGAGTTATAT ATGGTGGCTATCTTTTGGCTTTGCAATAGTGGAAGCTATCATACTTGCTTGTTATTCGCTTCCATATTCAATCTATGCGGCTAGCTACAG GGTCAAGCATGTGATGGTGACAAGTATGTTATTGGTCTGTGGAGCGATGACAATGACGTGGATTTGTGATACCATCTCAGAATCTGGATTTG GTCAAGGTTCATCTCTAATTATTTGTGTACAAATATTGACTGGCTACACAGAGACGTTATACAAAATGCTGTCTCAGCTCTCAG GAAGTTCTGTTAGTTGGGGGCCATACTTATTTGCAGTATTGGGCGTTTTCACTATAGTCACTATGTGGGCAGTTGTGGTGACTGAAGGGTGCAGGAAGATAAAGCTGCAGTACTATGGTTTTAAGCTTGCTTCTGCTGCAAG AGATGACTCACCAATTACCGAAGTGGAGCCCTATATCCCTTTTACCATTAACCCATCAGGAATGCAGCCTGTTCTCACCACTACTTATCTCTTGGCATTTCCCAGCATTCTTGCAAg TATTCTTGGTTCATCTTTCTGGGAGCATGTTAAGGAGATATTGAACCCCGAAAATACCATTGGGGCAGGGCCCTGGGTGTACTACTCAATATATGCATTTTTTGTGTTCTTATTCAATATATTTGACATT GCCAACTTGCCCAAGGAAATTGCTGATTACTTAAATAAGATGGGTGCCAGGataccaaacataaaacctgGGAAGGCTACAATTGAGTACCTCTCAAAGATTCAGGCATCGACACGTTTCTGGG GGGGGCTATTGTTAAGTATCTTGGCAACAACATCAAGCATAATCGACCATTATTTACGCAATATCAATGCGGGGTTTGCAATCGGGTTGACATCAGTCCTCATAATA GTGGGTTCTATTATTGAACTTAGAAGATCATATCAGGCATATAATGTAATGCCGAGTTTAAGCAAAGCCTTAAGCCGGTATGGTGTATAA
- the LOC137742722 gene encoding transcription factor BHLH42-like isoform X1, with product MAAPPPSSSRLRGMLQASVQYVQWTYSLFWQICPQQGILVWSDGYYNGAIKTRKTVQPMEVSAEEASLQRSQQLRELYDSLSAGETNQPPARRPCASLSPEDLTESEWFYLMCVSFSFPPGVGLPGKAYARRQHVWLTGANEVDSKTFSRAILAKSARIQTVVCIPLLDGVVEFGTTERVPEDHALVEHVKTFFVDHHHPPPPKPALSEHSTSNPATSSDHPHFHSPHLLQTMCTNPPLNAAQEDEEDEEEDDNQEEDDGGDESDSEAETGRNGGAVVPAANPPQVLAAVAEPSELMQLEMSEDIRLGSPDDASNNLDSDFHLLAVSQSRNPADQQRQADSYRAESTRRCPSVQEPLSSGLQPPHTGPLALEELTHDDDTHYSETVSTILQGQATRWMDSSSTNYTACLTQSAFAKWSSRVDHHFLMPVEGTSQWLLKYILFSVPFLHSKYRDENSPKSQEGEGSTRLRKGTPQDELSANHVLAERRRREKLNERFIILRSLVPFVTKMDKASILGDTIEYVKQLRNKIQDLEARNMLMEEDQRSRSSGEMQRSSSCKELRSGLTVVERTQGGPPGSDKRKLRIVEGSGGVAIGKAKVMEDSPPPPPPPPPQPEPSPTPMVTGTSLEVSIIESDGLLELQCPYREGLLLDVMQTLRELRIETTVVQSSLNNGFFVAELRAKVKDNVSGKKVSITEVKRVINQIIPQSDS from the exons ATGGCTGCACCGCCGCCAAGCAGCAGCCGCCTCCGTGGTATGTTGCAGGCCTCAGTCCAATATGTCCAATGGACTTACAGTCTCTTCTGGCAAATCTGTCCCCAACAAGG GATCTTAGTATGGTCAGATGGGTACTATAATGGAGCCATCAAGACGAGGAAGACGGTGCAACCAATGGAAGTGAGTGCCGAGGAGGCATCTCTCCAGAGGAGCCAGCAACTCAGAGAACTCTACGACTCTTTGTCCGCTGGAGAGACAAACCAGCCCCCAGCACGCCGCCCTTGCGCTTCCTTGTCCCCGGAGGACTTAACCGAATCCGAATGGTTCTACTTGATGTGTGTCTCATTCTCCTTTCCCCCCGGCGTCGG GTTGCCAGGGAAAGCATACGCAAGGAGGCAGCATGTATGGCTCACCGGTGCAAACGAGGTCGATAGCAAAACCTTTTCCAGAGCTATTTTGGCAAAG AGTGCTCGTATACAGACCGTAGTGTGCATTCCTCTTCTAGATGGCGTCGTAGAATTTGGCACCACAGAGAGG GTTCCAGAAGACCACGCCTTAGTCGAACACGTCAAAACCTTCTTCGTTGACCACCACCACCCTCCGCCACCAAAACCCGCCCTCTCCGAGCACTCCACATCCAACCCCGCCACCTCATCCGATCACCCACATTTCCACTCTCCGCACCTTCTCCAGACCATGTGCACCAACCCTCCTCTCAACGCCGCCCAAGAAGACGAAGaggacgaagaagaagatgataatCAGGAGGAGGACGACGGAGGAGACGAGTCCGACTCCGAAGCCGAAACGGGTCGCAATGGTGGAGCCGTTGTTCCCGCCGCAAACCCTCCTCAGGTTTTGGCCGCGGTAGCCGAGCCAAGCGAGCTCATGCAACTCGAGATGTCCGAAGACATCCGGCTGGGCTCCCCGGACGATGCCTCAAATAACTTGGACTCTGATTTCCACTTGTTAGCTGTGAGTCAGTCTAGGAACCCAGCGGATCAGCAGAGACAAGCTGACTCGTATCGAGCCGAGTCGACCAGGCGGTGTCCGTCAGTACAAGAGCCGCTGAGCAGTGGCCTTCAACCGCCGCACACAG GACCCCTAGCTTTAGAGGAGTTGACACATGATGACGACACACATTATTCGGAGACGGTCTCCACCATACTGCAGGGACAAGCGACTCGGTGGATGGATTCATCGTCCACCAACTACACAGCTTGCTTGACTCAGTCGGCTTTCGCCAAGTGGTCGAGCCGGGTTGATCACCACTTTCTCATGCCGGTTGAGGGCACGTCTCAATGGCTCTTGAAAtatattttattcagtgtaccgTTCCTCCACTCAAAATATCGCGACGAAAACTCGCCAAAATCTCAAGAGGGCGAAGGCTCGACGCGGTTGAGGAAAGGGACCCCACAAGACGAGCTCAGTGCCAATCATGTGTTAGCGGAACGACGTCGTAGAGAGAAGCTTAATGAGAGGTTTATTATACTAAGGTCCCTAGTGCCTTTTGTGACAAAAATGGACAAGGCTTCGATATTAGGGGACACAATCGAGTATGTGAAGCAACTGCGTAACAAAATTCAGGATCTCGAGGCACGTAACATGCTGATGGAGGAAGATCAACGATCGAGATCATCCGGGGAAATGCAAAGGTCCAGTAGTTGTAAAGAGTTGCGAAGTGGGCTCACGGTAGTGGAGCGGACCCAAGGAGGTCCACCGGGGTCCGATAAAAGGAAGTTGAGGATTGTGGAGGGAAGCGGCGGTGTCGCCATTGGTAAGGCTAAAGTAATGGAGGACTCACCGCCTCCACCGCCCCCGCCACCACCTCAGCCAGAACCTTCACCGACACCTATGGTGACGGGGACTTCTCTAGAGGTGTCGATAATCGAGAGTGATGGGCTGTTGGAGCTCCAATGCCCGTATAGAGAAGGGTTATTGCTTGATGTGATGCAAACACTTAGGGAGCTAAGAATTGAGACCACGGTGGTCCAGTCCTCATTGAATAACGGATTCTTCGTAGCTGAACTAAGAGCCAAG GTGAAGGATAACGTGAGTGGCAAGAAAGTAAGTATTACGGAAGTGAAGAGGGTGATAAATCAAATTATACCCCAATCTGACTCTTAA
- the LOC137741627 gene encoding aluminum-activated malate transporter 13-like → MGSTVITIPADGELARPKNIQDKDERQKFSIFGIISNLTLRVLDQKSKQDMRKLLHSIKVGVALVLVSLLYLLDPLYEQVGENAMWAIMTVIVIFEFYAGATLSKGLNRGFGTILGGVLGCSAATFAREVGRMGKGNAVIIGSLVFVIGISVTYFRLVPSIKKRYDYGVMIFILTFNLVIVSGLRAEKVLELARNRLSTIGMGFAVCIFISLLVFPTWASDELHDSTAHKFQLLADSIEGCLENYFRLDKENIKDDQPRSISSRCKSVLHSKSKDETLANFAKWEPWHGKFGLNYPWTKYLQVGELLRELATIVISLKGCLQSPRQPSSSLRQSIEEPCEAVGLTLAWSLREVGENLVKMRRCNRESVIVPKLKSMRLELSSIVSPSKFGPIENVDGLAIASFVFLLAEMVEKVEELAREIEELGELAGFHTK, encoded by the exons ATGGGTTCAACCGTGATAACTATTCCGGCAGATGGGGAGCTTGCTCGTCCCAAAAATATTCAAGACAAAGATGAGAGGCagaagttttctatttttggaattatttCCAATCTTACACTTAGAGTACTTGATCAGAAAAGCAAGCAAGATATGAGAAAGCTGCTTCACAGCATCAAGGTTGGAGTTGCCCTAGTTTTGGTTTCACTTCTCTATCTTCTGGATCCTCTCTATGAGCAAGTTGGAGAGAATGCCATGTGGGCTATAATGACCGTCATCGTCATTTTTGAGTTTTATGCAG gtGCTACACTTAGTAAGGGCTTAAACCGTGGATTCGGAACAATTTTAGGAGGTGTATTGGGGTGTTCAGCGGCAACTTTTGCTCGAGAAGTTGGTAGAATGGGCAAGGGCAACGCCGTGATTATCGGTTCTTTGGTGTTTGTCATCG GTATATCTGTGACATATTTTAGATTAGTGCCAAGTATCAAGAAAAGATATGACTATGGAGTCATGATCTTCATCCTGACCTTCAATCTAGTAATCGTATCGGGTTTACGTGCCGAAAAAGTGTTGGAATTAGCTCGTAATCGTCTTTCAACGATCGGAATGGGATTTGCAGTATGCATATTCATAAGCTTGCTAGTCTTCCCAACATGGGCTAGTGATGAACTTCATGACTCCACAGCTCATAAATTTCAACTCCTTGCAGATTCAATTGAAG GATGCTTGGAGAATTACTTCAGATTGGACAAGGAAAATATAAAGGATGACCAGCCTAGGTCCATTTCTAGTAGATGCAAGTCGGTGTTGCACTCCAAGTCCAAGGATGAGACACTG GCAAATTTTGCGAAGTGGGAACCATGGCATGGAAAGTTTGGTCTCAACTACCCCTGGACAAAATACCTGCAAGTTGGAGAGCTCCTTCGAGAGCTAGCTACCATTGTCATTTCCCTCAAAGGTTGTCTTCAATCTCCTAGACag CCATCGTCGAGTCTGAGGCAGTCGATCGAAGAACCCTGTGAAGCTGTAGGGTTGACACTTGCATGGAGCCTAAGAGAGGTTGGAGAGAACCTTGTGAAGATGAGAAGATGCAACCGGGAGTCTGTGATAGTGCCCAAATTGAAGTCAATGAGACTAGAGCTGAGCTCCATTGTTTCTCCTTCCAAGTTTGGACCAATAGAGAATGTTGATGGACTTGCAATTGCAAGCTTTGTCTTCTTGTTGGCAGAGATGGTTGAAAAGGTGGAAGAATTGGCAAGGGAGATTGAAGAACTTGGAGAGCTTGCTGGTTTTCATACTAAATAG
- the LOC137743911 gene encoding uncharacterized protein, with protein MEIAADSLNGSVIFHAINEISGFVLYMHQQIPAMLQDITLEFDSLCSEYKDLEMAVQQNEVKPSLRRKHAGEMREAKRGIRRFEKLMRQVSDLQTALKQMISEVREFREAILIIGASPLRPQHVYELSFSSGHAVSELDFAKSRASEVLCRKAIRGLIAKGAGCAAYSGPSKLFLLVKAPASFNLPLHFLPKRDFRYSNKIVPLKLKIKSKTQDPKTDASSQSGSSDGVVESTPNDFIWFQCRHVIKGLECNTPTDGE; from the exons ATGGAGATCGCCGCCGACTCTCTGAACGGCTCTGTGATCTTCCACGCCATTAACGAAATCTCCGGTTTCGTGCTTTACATGCACCAGCAAATCCCTGC AATGTTGCAGGATATCACTCTGGAATTCGATTCGCTCTGTTCTGAGTACAAGGATTTG GAAATGGCGGTTCAGCAAAACGAGGTGAAGCCGTCGCTCCGCAGGAAGCACGCTGGCGAAATGCGGGAGGCGAAGCGCGGGATTCGGAGATTCGAGAAGCTGATGCGCCAGGTTTCCGACCTCCAAACTGCGCTGAAGCAGATGATCAGCGAGGTTCGTGAGTTCCGAGAAGCGATTCTGATAATCGGAGCGAGTCCGCTCCGACCTCAGCACGTCTACGAGCTGAGCTTTTCAAGTGGACATGCTGTTTCGGAACTTGATTTTGCGAAAAGCAGGGCGTCGGAAGTGCTTTGTAGAAAAGCGATTCGGGGGCTGATTGCAAAGGGTGCTGGGTGTGCTGCTTATTCAGGGCCTTCCAAGCTGTTTCTGCTGGTGAAGGCTCCGGCTTCTTTCAATCTGCCTCTCCATTTTCTTCCAAAGCGTGATTTCCGATACAGCAACAAG ATTGTGCCTCTGAAACTAAAGATCAAGAGCAAAACCCAAGATCCGAAAACGGATGCTTCTTCTCAAAGTGGCAGCTCTGATGGTGTGGTTGAGTCTACTCCAAATGATTTTATATG GTTTCAATGCCGGCATGTAATAAAGGGTCTGGAATGTAACACACCAACTGACGGAGAATAG
- the LOC137742722 gene encoding transcription factor BHLH42-like isoform X2 gives MSNGLTVSSGKSVPNKVWSDGYYNGAIKTRKTVQPMEVSAEEASLQRSQQLRELYDSLSAGETNQPPARRPCASLSPEDLTESEWFYLMCVSFSFPPGVGLPGKAYARRQHVWLTGANEVDSKTFSRAILAKSARIQTVVCIPLLDGVVEFGTTERVPEDHALVEHVKTFFVDHHHPPPPKPALSEHSTSNPATSSDHPHFHSPHLLQTMCTNPPLNAAQEDEEDEEEDDNQEEDDGGDESDSEAETGRNGGAVVPAANPPQVLAAVAEPSELMQLEMSEDIRLGSPDDASNNLDSDFHLLAVSQSRNPADQQRQADSYRAESTRRCPSVQEPLSSGLQPPHTGPLALEELTHDDDTHYSETVSTILQGQATRWMDSSSTNYTACLTQSAFAKWSSRVDHHFLMPVEGTSQWLLKYILFSVPFLHSKYRDENSPKSQEGEGSTRLRKGTPQDELSANHVLAERRRREKLNERFIILRSLVPFVTKMDKASILGDTIEYVKQLRNKIQDLEARNMLMEEDQRSRSSGEMQRSSSCKELRSGLTVVERTQGGPPGSDKRKLRIVEGSGGVAIGKAKVMEDSPPPPPPPPPQPEPSPTPMVTGTSLEVSIIESDGLLELQCPYREGLLLDVMQTLRELRIETTVVQSSLNNGFFVAELRAKVKDNVSGKKVSITEVKRVINQIIPQSDS, from the exons ATGTCCAATGGACTTACAGTCTCTTCTGGCAAATCTGTCCCCAACAAGG TATGGTCAGATGGGTACTATAATGGAGCCATCAAGACGAGGAAGACGGTGCAACCAATGGAAGTGAGTGCCGAGGAGGCATCTCTCCAGAGGAGCCAGCAACTCAGAGAACTCTACGACTCTTTGTCCGCTGGAGAGACAAACCAGCCCCCAGCACGCCGCCCTTGCGCTTCCTTGTCCCCGGAGGACTTAACCGAATCCGAATGGTTCTACTTGATGTGTGTCTCATTCTCCTTTCCCCCCGGCGTCGG GTTGCCAGGGAAAGCATACGCAAGGAGGCAGCATGTATGGCTCACCGGTGCAAACGAGGTCGATAGCAAAACCTTTTCCAGAGCTATTTTGGCAAAG AGTGCTCGTATACAGACCGTAGTGTGCATTCCTCTTCTAGATGGCGTCGTAGAATTTGGCACCACAGAGAGG GTTCCAGAAGACCACGCCTTAGTCGAACACGTCAAAACCTTCTTCGTTGACCACCACCACCCTCCGCCACCAAAACCCGCCCTCTCCGAGCACTCCACATCCAACCCCGCCACCTCATCCGATCACCCACATTTCCACTCTCCGCACCTTCTCCAGACCATGTGCACCAACCCTCCTCTCAACGCCGCCCAAGAAGACGAAGaggacgaagaagaagatgataatCAGGAGGAGGACGACGGAGGAGACGAGTCCGACTCCGAAGCCGAAACGGGTCGCAATGGTGGAGCCGTTGTTCCCGCCGCAAACCCTCCTCAGGTTTTGGCCGCGGTAGCCGAGCCAAGCGAGCTCATGCAACTCGAGATGTCCGAAGACATCCGGCTGGGCTCCCCGGACGATGCCTCAAATAACTTGGACTCTGATTTCCACTTGTTAGCTGTGAGTCAGTCTAGGAACCCAGCGGATCAGCAGAGACAAGCTGACTCGTATCGAGCCGAGTCGACCAGGCGGTGTCCGTCAGTACAAGAGCCGCTGAGCAGTGGCCTTCAACCGCCGCACACAG GACCCCTAGCTTTAGAGGAGTTGACACATGATGACGACACACATTATTCGGAGACGGTCTCCACCATACTGCAGGGACAAGCGACTCGGTGGATGGATTCATCGTCCACCAACTACACAGCTTGCTTGACTCAGTCGGCTTTCGCCAAGTGGTCGAGCCGGGTTGATCACCACTTTCTCATGCCGGTTGAGGGCACGTCTCAATGGCTCTTGAAAtatattttattcagtgtaccgTTCCTCCACTCAAAATATCGCGACGAAAACTCGCCAAAATCTCAAGAGGGCGAAGGCTCGACGCGGTTGAGGAAAGGGACCCCACAAGACGAGCTCAGTGCCAATCATGTGTTAGCGGAACGACGTCGTAGAGAGAAGCTTAATGAGAGGTTTATTATACTAAGGTCCCTAGTGCCTTTTGTGACAAAAATGGACAAGGCTTCGATATTAGGGGACACAATCGAGTATGTGAAGCAACTGCGTAACAAAATTCAGGATCTCGAGGCACGTAACATGCTGATGGAGGAAGATCAACGATCGAGATCATCCGGGGAAATGCAAAGGTCCAGTAGTTGTAAAGAGTTGCGAAGTGGGCTCACGGTAGTGGAGCGGACCCAAGGAGGTCCACCGGGGTCCGATAAAAGGAAGTTGAGGATTGTGGAGGGAAGCGGCGGTGTCGCCATTGGTAAGGCTAAAGTAATGGAGGACTCACCGCCTCCACCGCCCCCGCCACCACCTCAGCCAGAACCTTCACCGACACCTATGGTGACGGGGACTTCTCTAGAGGTGTCGATAATCGAGAGTGATGGGCTGTTGGAGCTCCAATGCCCGTATAGAGAAGGGTTATTGCTTGATGTGATGCAAACACTTAGGGAGCTAAGAATTGAGACCACGGTGGTCCAGTCCTCATTGAATAACGGATTCTTCGTAGCTGAACTAAGAGCCAAG GTGAAGGATAACGTGAGTGGCAAGAAAGTAAGTATTACGGAAGTGAAGAGGGTGATAAATCAAATTATACCCCAATCTGACTCTTAA